The Glycine soja cultivar W05 chromosome 9, ASM419377v2, whole genome shotgun sequence sequence ATAACCTTAAAAccgattttttttcattttttttataaaaaaaatcaaaattgaaaagaaattgtCGGAGTATCTAACCAAAATTGCACTCAATGGGTAATGTCAAACCTTGATCTTGGTTGTTGTAAGGATGAAACAAAAATCCTTTGGTTTGTGCTTTATCCTCAAACCAAAAAAGGCCTTGattatgttaaaaacattttgtcAAACACTTCATAAGCAAAACaattttcaacaattaaaagaaacaaaagcaaaataatcaaaattgaaaagaagTTGCCGAAGTATCTAACTGAAATTGCACTCAATGGGTAATGTCGAATCTTGATCTTGGTTGTTGAAGGGATGAAACAAAAATCCTTTGGCCTGTGCTATCTCCTCAAACCAAAAAAGATATTGATTCTATTAGAAACATTTTGTAAAACACATCATaagcaaaacaaatttcaacaattaaaagAAGCAAAAGCAAGACTAAAAAACACTAGCAAAAATCTGAAAtgtatatcaaataaaaatctcATAACAAAGGTGGCGATGCATTGGCGGAGTGGCATCGACGAAATGAGGGAGAAGGAAGCGTAGAAGAGAAAGTGAGAGAAAGAGAGCAAGGGAGATGGTTTTGGTCAGAGATGATGCGACACGACGATAGAAGTGCAGCAATGCTATTTGTTGGTGGTCAGAGGTTGCGGTAGAGAGTTGATGGTTTATGATGGTGCGGTGACTTTCAAGGGaggttaaaattttgatttttaagctCAGTAGAAAAAGAGTGACTAGAAGAaggtgaaaaaacaaaaaaatcaaattttttaacacGTGTCACACAACCCAAAAGGTTAGAATTGAGATTTCCACAacccaaaaaatgtataaatagaaaatagatcagattattataaatatttcatcattttttaattgtacTTTCTACTCGATTCAAATGCCAAATTATGATCTACCGTGGACAACCTATTTTCTTTGTCCACCCTATAATCCTCCTTAATAacatataacatattaataacatGCATTGAATTCGAACCCATTGCACCAAACGTATTGGATCATGTGGAGAAATGGGGAGCCAGTCCTTCTACAGTACGTTTTGACTTTAATTAGTAACCAACTTTGTTATTTACTTCAGCCATGTGGAAAACATgccataacatatatatatatgatatgtcTTTTTATTCCTTTACTTGTGGGGATTACTTAATGTTGAaatttgatatttcttaagtGCGTTTGAGTATCGAATTATGTGATTTAATCTTGATAATTTAGGGTTTGTAATCTTACGAAAATACTAAATTTCGATGAATAAGCATGCCAAATTTCAgataaattaaacttttgtaGGCGaataccaaaataaatatttgaaatttgaaataatgttttaattttaaatttttaagataacaCGCAGACTCAACGAAATGAAATCCTTGAAGGAAAATGAGATGTGTGTGTGCCTGGATATTCAAAAATCCACGGCCCTAACGAAGGTGATAttctttttagatttttatttttatttttatacaaatcgTGCTAATTAAAACCACAaatcattatcattaaatttgggacaaatccatacttaaagaaactaaaaaatcgTGATTGATACgtaattattttacataaaataatatataatcgtgtattaattaacttaatttagtCGATAGGAGAATCCCTCTTACCTAATATAATATATACGTGCCTGATTAACATAAAGTTCGATCTAGAATAACCACCAAGGGTTATTCTCGTCATTTCATATTCCGATGCGTGGCGAACTCACGCCACCACTCGTTTCAAAATATCTTTCGTTGGATCCCCAAGGGTACTATGGTATTTTCCTGCGCGTACTGAAAGTGAAATTTCTTTGGTAGCGCGTTTTATAAATAACTCCCGCGAATTATTTAGTgccaaaaggaaataaatagaAACGCATACGCGCAATTTCTGTTGTTCAGAGCTCTtcaggaagaaaagaaaaaagaaaaacagagaaAACCAAACCCTAATTAGAAACGATTTCGGAATCCCTAATTCGCAAATCGCAACCCTAGTTGTGCTGTGCGTTGTTGTAGTGGTTTTTGGAAGAGGAGGCTTGAGCTAAACGCTGCGTTTCGACGACGATGATCGTGAGCCAGAACATGGTGACGGAGGCGGAAATTATTTGCAAGCAGAACATTCCGATGTTGGACGTGAAGAAGTACCACCTTCGCGTGGCGCAAGAGCTCGGCGTTAACGTTAAGGTCGTCGAGGTTTCTCCCACCTCTAACGGCGTTCCCGTCTTCGGCCACGTACGGGTTTCTTCTGAATCGGTTTCCACCGAAACGACTCGTTTTGAATCGGTGAGTGCTACTGGGTTCCCTTTCACGGTTttctggattttttttatttctgagaTTTCTTTTATtgggttttggttttgtttttattcgGTGAGAGAATTAACAAATCGGTGTTTTGTATTGCCATGTCGGTTATATCTCGGAACTTGAATCGGTGggtttttagttttcttttttgtctttttacccTTTTTTGTGTGGATAATTGTGCATCAATCGGCGTTGATTTATTATATGTGAATTTATGAGTTTGAGTTGTTCGTTTTCCTTATTTTGCTTGTTAGATTTGGGGAGGATCAAATTTTCGTGTTgagtggttgtggttgtggggtTTCAAAAACTTATTGGGGATTTTGAATTgggttttctataatttttgtaTCCATTTTGCCTTTAGCTTTCTTTGGGTACCATTGCATATAAGGTAATAGGAAAAAGTTTCAATGTTTATTGTGTTCAAAACATTTTCCTGCGGAAAAATCGGTTGATTCAGATGGTGTTAATACTGGTAAGTTTCAGATTCCAATTGGTTCAATTGTAATAGGGTTTCTTAGTAAAAGGGGCTTCGTGGTTAAGCTTCTATTTTGTCTAATTGTGTCTTTGTTTTACCCTGTCTATCTAAATGGGCAACAGTTCTGTGCTGATGTGTTGATTGATGTCTTGTGTATGTGTGTTAGGTTATGGGTTGCTCTGAGATGATTGAAGAATCCATTTTAGAGACTCCTGCTACTGAATTTACACCGAATGTTCGATCTGGTTGCTGTGCTGATATTGGACCGAGGGGGTCTATGGATGATGAGCATATTCAGATAGATGATCTAGCAGCCCACCTTGGATTTGTGTTCAAACACCCTATGCCGAGTGCATTCTATGCAGTTTTTGATGGGCATGGAGGGCCTGATGCAGCCGCCTTTGTGAAGAACAATGCTATGAGATTATTATTTGAGGATGCTGATATGCTGCAATCTTATGATGCTGATGCACTTTTTCTGAAGAAGTTGGAAGATTCTCATCGGAGGGCATTTTTGGGCGCAGACCTTGCCTTGGCTGATGAGCAAAGTGTTAGTAGTTCCTGTGGAACAACGGCGTTGACCGCCCTTGTACTTGGAAGGCATTTGATGGTTGCTAATGCTGGTGACTGTCGAGCTGTTCTTTGTAGGCGAGGAGTTGCCGTTGATATGTCCCAAGATCACAGGCCAAGTTATTTACCAGAACGAAGGAGAGTGGAGGAGTTAGGTGGTTTCATTGATGATGGGTATCTCAATGGTTATCTTTCTGTGACTCGTGCCCTTGGAGATTGGGACTTGAAATTTCCACTAGGTTCTGCGTCACCTCTTATTGCTGAGCCGGATGTTCAGGTGGTCACATTGACAGAGGACGACGAGTTCCTGATCATTGGGTGTGATGGTATTTGGGATGTAATTTCAAGCCAGGATGCAGTTAGTTTTGTGCGGCGTGGATTAAGAAGGCATGACGATCCTCAACAATGTGCCAGAGAGCTTGTTAAGGAAGCATTGCGCCTACACACATCAGATAATCTTACTGTGATTGTTATCTGCTTGTCCCCTGTCCAAAGCATTGTCGAATCATGTCCACCCCAGAGGCGAAGATTCAGAGCTTGTTCTTTGTCTGAAGAGGCCAGGAACAGATTAAGGAGCTTGCTAGAGGGAAACTGAATGTAAATACGGTTCTCATGATTCACAGTCATTCCTTTCATGAAAAAGATTGATTCGTGTTTGTAGGCTGTTTTAGAGTTATAGCAAGCAGCCAGCAGTTTTGTACGGGTAGTAGAGGAGTATAATTGTTGGGGGTTTAGAcctatttatttaattctgGGGTTTACCTTGGTCTAGGTAGAGAAACATGTGGCTAGGTAATTTTGGCGGGAACAATGTGGGATTCGATTTCACATCCGTAAATAAGAGATGATTTAGGCTTCTCAGCAATGCTGTGGGTGAATGCGACCAAAAGACTCATTATTTTCTTGATTGTTGCATTCAATAGCGGTTTGTTTGATGCGTGGGGTGGGATAGTTGAGTAGAGTGCACGTTTCAACCTATTTCTATGTTTTTATTCTACTCGTTTACTTCCAATTCTCCAAAACTCCCAAGTCTCAAGTtgctagaaaataaaaattcatatgaACTACATTGTATGAATTTAagatgtcatttttttaaaaaaaataatcaaatgtttTAATGAATATTGTATGAAACATTAGCTAGGTCATAATAAGAGTAGACTATGATATCAAACTATCAATCGGTGACGTCAGCCATATGCCTATATATGGAAAcacttcattaaaaataaaaaatataaatgaacttTAGCTATTTATTTTGTTCCATGTACAGGAATCATTATATTACAATCACCATCATCATGTAAGCCATGGGACGATCGGCATTTCTAATCTAACTACTTGCAATTTTACGTGACTTTTTGTATTTCCCCCCCCTCAATTATCCAAAGTTTTGTCAGTTGTGAATTGAAAGACTTTTCAGTTACATGATTTTGGGTGTTCCATTCTTTATTTAAAGCATATCGGTTGCTTGCTTACTTGCTTTGCTCCAATCCAGCGTTTGTTTAACGACGTCATGCCGCTATCCAGAAGTGATCCTGCTTATATAAATTCATTCAATCTACACCTTTCACTATCACTGTATATATCCTGTATATTTCTGCCAAATtggaaattttattgtttaatggAGATTATTTCTATAAGAAATTCCATGATACTTTTTCACACCGAGAAGTTTTCTACGTTAAAATTCTGTTTATTGTgttatctctttttttatttttgtttttttatcatcatttacTATCCATATATATAGACTTATAGAGTAGGAAATCTTAATTATGTTTTGTTATCATACAATAATCTCAATTCGCATGATAATTGTCTTTATAATTTAGCCATGCAGACTGAATTCGATTCTAatacaaaaacattcaacattATCATTCGATGACCTAATAGTCCCGTACATGTTTTTCATCGATGTGTTTGCTGGACTAAACCTAAAACCCACTTTCAACGGGATCATGTATATGTACTTTCCAGGAGTGCAGCATAAAATTGGTGTAGTCATTGTGTAATTTTGTGTTTTGTCGTTAAAATTGAACTCAACACTCTATGATATATAGGACCAGTACCCTGCTTAGTGCTTTCTAGTTTGTTCACctaattatacttttaaaagaAACATTCACACTTGAAAGGATGTAGAACGACTGAATCATGCTTATAAGTATTTTGAATTTGTCAATGACTTAACTCACATATCATAATTAGAATGGCTAAATTATTATGATTGTTCTGTTCAACTTCTTGACACATAGAATCACCATGGAATAATATTGCTTTAGTTTGTCTCAGGGTTGTGTTAGATATACTGTATACACTCCCTCGTGTTGCATCCTTTGGGAAGGCAATTAAGGAGCATGAGAAGACATTAGGCGTTGATTGCGAAggtaaagttaattaattaatggccAAGAAATtaaggagacaaacaaaaatagTACTATTTGGAATGCATATTATTATGGCACCCAATGAATGTGCGACAGCTTTGTAGTATGTTTCAGCAACTGAGGACATATATGGCACGTCCTTTATCATTCGCATCCAGCAACAATATTGAGTGACACAATGAAAGAATCCACAATGGTGCCTAATTTTGACAGGACAAAAGTCAGATATAGATGTAGTTTgtttaattagatatttttgatattatttttcaatcaaaattaaaattttatcttgataatttgttaataaaagtttatattaaaaatcaacatatattaataaaataaaatttcaattttaattagaaaacaacattgaaaatacataaaagagcCGGTtgccactattttttttatttaaaaaatggatATGATATCTAATGGATCAGCATGATTCTATAATATTAAACGAAAATCTTATCTATTAATATCTTATCTCTTGGTTGATcttgtaatttaaatttaaatcttatctAATTGCTACGACTTAATTTAGATCAAAACAAAAGTATTTTCTAAatcttgaaattttaaaaatgaaaattgttttcaaaagataaaaacatttttttaaaatcaaacgcCCCTTATCTTTTGTTATCTTATTTCTTATCTTAGTTTAGATCAAAACAAATCTGATGTCATATCTTCTTATTACTTTTATATTAGTTTAGATTAAGTCGATCTTATCTTCTATCATTTAGTTGTACATAGATTCTCTTTAAATGTACACCATTTTCACTTTCCGTTGCTGGTTAAAAATTTAAGAGTTAATGCTTTTTGCCATGAGgatatttttcttatcactTATCAGTGATGCTATAGCCTATATTATCACAGCTACTACTGTTGGCTATATTGCTATGGTTTATAAATTATAAGCAGCTACTTTTGGGTTTAATTATGTGGATTGTTGGTAAATCCCAACCACCTATACCTTTTGAATTGAGCATATTTGTGAGTTGAACTGTATCAAAACTCGAGAATTCATTGATTTATGTCTTGAGTTGATTGTTGAGGGGGACAAGTTATAGTTGACTGGCTAAGGGTTGAAGGGCTGATATGAAGATGTTGAAATAGGTTTGTGGCACTATTAGAAGTTCCAgatctaaagaaaaaaattgttttccttGAAGAAAGCCACGAACAATACAACACCAATTTGATATTGCAAAGGACTTGGAATTTActagtttgtatttttttttttcagaatagCATGACTTCTCACTATTGGTTATGATGATTCGAGTTTCTCAGTTCAACCATTACCAAACATTGTTTTCTCAGCTTGGAATTttctaggtttttttttaatgttttgataataaatattgttttctcAGCTTAACCATTGACAAGACCAATTTATATGCTCATCGTTCAATGTTAAATGATTTCGCTATGAAGATTTAACTAGAAATAACTTGTGGCTGGTAAGATCGATTAGTTGAAATCATTTCAACAATGAtgtatcttaaaaataaaaatgaaaatacataatATATGAAACAACAACACTTAACAAgataaaagtataaataaaagatgTTTTATTCATACAATAATTTATGCAACATAGTTTTTTGTTGGCCACCAAAAACACATAAGTTTTTGTATCTATCTCTctttcattatatttattacatCTCATACtactctctcttttctttcaatTGTAAGATTTGTTATAcattttgttatataaatatCATTAAGAAATTTGCACTAAAAATACATGGAAATCATTAAGAAAGCCGGTTTCCTTTGCCTACTTACAGagtgtttgattttattttttttatgcacaTTCTAAAGCACGCTCGATATTCCAATTCTTGGGGTGTAAGATCATTAAagtgatgaatatttgtttgaAGCATTTGAGTGAAAAACCAAAGACATGTACACCTTACAATGTGGGCTTTGGCTAGTTATTTCATGGATTCACTCTGaccttatatatacatatatttaatcaCGTATGAGAGGAATAAACGCCTCTAGAGAATAAGCTATAAATGGAACGAATCAGCCCTCAAAGCACTTAAAATACAATCAGGAACAAACTCGAAAACAAGATAATCACTAATAAGACTCAAGGCTTGTTTAGTCATTTCATCTCTGGCTCTGCATACATGATTCCAAGAAACATTTGCTATAGACCGATACACAACATGAATCTCTTCCACCAAGTCATAACAATGATGTTGTCGACTGCTATTTCGGTCCAAGAGCTGGATTGCATTCTTAGAATCATAATCAACTCGAATAAAGATATAACCTCTTGAGAAAGCTAATTTGAtcccaaacaaaaaaattgccAATAATTCTGCATGAAGCACCGAACATTGTCCAATGTTGGTCACGGAGGATCCCACCACAAGCAGTTCGAGTACCAAGCTGAGCAACAACTGCATCACAATTTACAGCAATCAAGATGGCAATTCAACTTGCCACTTTTAAATGAATGTCTCACCATTTCTTACCAGTTAACGAGATACTACAAGGACTTAAAGCCCAATCAAATTTGCAATATAACACAAATATTAGAGTCGAATTAGGCTTGCTAACTTCTGTGGGCCTAGATCAAAGTGACTTAGTACATCTAGCTAAACAAGAACGAGTTTGATTTTTTCTTAGGAGTGATACACGGACTATTGCACTCAACAGAGGTAGAATACAAATTgaattctaaataatttttttggtggaTCTCACAATACTACATAAAGATCTCTaaagatttcttctattttttttagtggtACATCTCATTTTGAAGTCTTGGACAATTTTTTATAAGTCTCACATGGActtcacttttaaatattttatttaattatttattaaattaaatataattaattaagtaattaatgttaatgaaacattgaagaaaaaaatttataaatattaagaaataggaaaatgaacataaatttaatttttatttatgattaaatgttaaagaaataaaaaatacataaattagataataaaaaaaattgattgtacAAATTGTTACTGTTTGAACCAATTTAtactctataattttttttcaaccattatattgtatatttttttttcatccaatttTTTGACCGTGATTGTGTACATAGTCATAATTGTTGTGTACACAATGATCACTTTTAGTGTACCTTTCTCCTTCTCCTAACGCCCACTTTTTCCTTCACTgtgcctttcttcttcttcttcttttttttttttttatgttttctcctccctcttcttcttcttctttctcccacctttttcccttcttcttccttctccttgtGCGACCTCCCCCTCCCCTCCCTCCTCCTCTCCCTCTTCTTCCTTCCGCCCCTCCCAACCTCCCTCCCCCTCCATGGCCTCCAGGTAagtccatttttttttgttcttcctcttctgttggttttctttttttcgttcttccattttttttcttcttccttctggTTGTAGttggttaatttttatttataagtaattttttgtttgtttaagcTTGTGTAGAGATCTTCAAGGTTTTTGTACAAGAACTCATTCTTCACCTTGGAGATCTCTATTGCACCTTTATTGTAAGATTCACACAAGACTATTTTGAACTCAAGATCTTTACACAAGATGACACTAAAATTGCTCTGACACTTGACATaatatcttttcattttttttgcttttattaaaattaagtaataaaataatatattttttcacataATCAGACATTGaaagttaattttattgttttagggTGTCCatctatatttttccttttataatttatattttttttggatacaaAGAGGTTAATTACCTATTCACACTCTTGTTTTACCTTCGAATAAGACATAAAAAAGTTATAGTAAcataatatactaataataatatgagaaaaaatatggtaaaacaattttataatattttcctatcacaaattacaaattaaaatatataataaatttgtcattttttataataatcactttagaaataataacaacaacaacaaattatgattgaatgataacacaaattattttaaactataaatgCATGACCATTAAACTCTAATAGTATTAGCTTTCACTTGTCCCTCTAAAACTACTCACCATTctaatataaacatattttttaaacatgctAAAAGATAAGGGCATAAGTTGGTTTTAGcttatgaaaaacatattttttaaacatttatctTATGAATCCACAATTTGTTCTTCACAACCGGACCAAAGAAATGTGcatgtgaaaaaaattattaacttttaataagGTACATGAACTAAATTAAACGATAtgaaatttcaagaattaaaaataagaaaaaacaaaattataaaaactaaaaatatatttatttcttaaattatttaatgtgataaaaaatattaaataatttttttatttctaagaaatttatttaagttttgaatgactaattaaacaaatttaactGATTCTCacgaaacataatttttaagatttatgaTTCTTAGAAATCATGATTATcggacacaatttttttttcctaccaaACCTTCAGTTAGAGAAGTTgaaattaagttttattttccttttcacttTCTAGCTTTGGCGtcataaataaaacaataccttaatttcattttcatttcgaTAAGTTCACGCCTTATCTATCTAATATACTATACAAAAAGTTCTTATCAGTGACAGAGTAAAGGAGGCATACCGATGACGATGGCGATGACGGCGTCGCAGTTGCGGTGCGGTTGGGGGTGGAGGCCAACGCCGAATCAGCAGCAGCAACGACGTCGTATGGTTCCGGTGGTGTGTTCCATCGCTATAGAGAACGCGAAGAACAAAGAGAGAGCGAAACTGAAGAAGCTCTTCGATGAAGCGTACGAGAGGTGCCGCACTGCTCCCACCGAAGGCGTTTCCTTCACTCTCCAACAATTCACCGACGCTCTCGACAAGTACGACTTCAACGCCGAAATGGGCACCAAGGCACGTGTTACCCTTCCCTTCCTTTCACTCTCCAACTATTCAATTCAACTTTTGTCTACTATGCATTATTAGAGTGTTTTGTGTTTCCCTAGTTTTTACTATGTGCCAATTGTTAATTGATTGTGTATGAGTATGAAGAATACATGTATGGTATCCTGGCAATTCTGTTCGAGCTGCGTAGGATAATATGGGCGAGCGGTAAGAGTCTCTTTCCGAATATTTAACGGAATTGCAGAATTTGGATTTTAAGTTGTGGTACTAGTCGTCGTTTTCGTAGTAATCCTTAATATTGCAAAATTATGGACAAATGCAATTCATGTGAGTGTGAACAATTGTTGTTTCGTCGTAATTCATGATATTGTAGAAAAATTGTGGATAAATGCAGCCGATGTAGAGCAAGTGGTGGAGACCCTAAAAAACTTATTAAGGTTGAGGACTGTATTTTGGAACCTTGAGAGGGGGCTTGTAGTTGTAGCCTATACTATATGTAGGtcatgtttggataaacttctccataagCATATAGGAGAtatttggataaactttttCATAGACACGTGGGAgacaaaaaaaaggtaaaatgaattgagtTTATAGCGTAAGCTAAAATTAACTCGTACTTTAGCTTTTGTAGAATTTAAATGAGAGAGGTTCTATAAAAGATAAGGGCATAAGTTGGTTTTAGCTTATGAGAGAAGctcaattctttttaaattccTTATTTTGTTCTCCTATAAGTGTTCATGGAGAAGTCTATCCAAATAGGGCACTTGTACATTTTAGTTTACCCTTGCGTTTTGGGGTTTTTGAATGGACTGGTAATGGTTGCTGGTTGTGTTTTCAGGTTAAGGGCACTGTTTTTGCCACGGATAACAATGGAGCTTATGTTGACATTACTGCTAAGTCCACGGCCTACTTGCCTCTGCATGAGGCTTGCATCCACAGAATTAAGAATGTGGAAGAAGCAGGCATAATTCCTGGCGTGAGAGAGGAATTTATGATCATTGATGAGAATCAAGCGGATGATACCTTGATCTTGAGTTTGAGGTCTATCCAATATGACATTGCGTGGGAACGCTGTAGACAACTTAAGGCTGAAGATGCTGTTGTCAAGGGTAAGGTGGGTTTTGCGAACTCAGAAACTTAATTCAGTTGAGATTTGGTAGGTTTGTGTTGATTTCAAAACTTATTTGTTATGGCATCAATTTGTGGTCATTTGTCAAGTAAAGATTACAAAGTAAAGCAtaagaagaaattatttttttacctttgcAAGTTGGTTTATTTGTTCCTGAATTACATTAACTGGTTCATCTACCTATCCATCTCTCTCTTCCCTGACTTATGCATGTTGTATGGATGGTAGGTTGTTAATGCAAACAAAGGAGGTCTG is a genomic window containing:
- the LOC114367893 gene encoding probable protein phosphatase 2C 13, with the translated sequence MIVSQNMVTEAEIICKQNIPMLDVKKYHLRVAQELGVNVKVVEVSPTSNGVPVFGHVRVSSESVSTETTRFESVMGCSEMIEESILETPATEFTPNVRSGCCADIGPRGSMDDEHIQIDDLAAHLGFVFKHPMPSAFYAVFDGHGGPDAAAFVKNNAMRLLFEDADMLQSYDADALFLKKLEDSHRRAFLGADLALADEQSVSSSCGTTALTALVLGRHLMVANAGDCRAVLCRRGVAVDMSQDHRPSYLPERRRVEELGGFIDDGYLNGYLSVTRALGDWDLKFPLGSASPLIAEPDVQVVTLTEDDEFLIIGCDGIWDVISSQDAVSFVRRGLRRHDDPQQCARELVKEALRLHTSDNLTVIVICLSPVQSIVESCPPQRRRFRACSLSEEARNRLRSLLEGN